The sequence tcaactagctatctggtttaactgatgcataatgtaaaaatacccatgaatagcgttacaaataagacaatagagcagtgttagcttagctagggcatattgcccccccttcccctaagtGGGGCTGGAATAAAAAGTGAGATCAACAATGCAAAACTACAAACCAGAAGAAAAATCGACGTCCTCTAACAGCGAATgacattttgtgttttgtttttacaattctgtttttcacactttcacttttcacttatggCACATGCCCTTGGGTGTTGGTATTAGTAAAATGTTGTCGTATAAATCTGTTTCTTTGAGTCATGTTTCAAAATGGCTTATTTaatcaatttaatcaaaataaaagtTGAAATTGTTTAATATTTCGCTGATAGAAATGTGATGTAAAAATTATATTAATAGAATACGAATATTCCTGCTTGCTTTCTGAATAGGCCTTGGCCGATGTCCAAATTCGTCAGCTTGTTTTGCTGATTACAGCATTTAGCAATTGAAAATTCTTCAACACTTCTTTACACAAAATAGTTTACccgttttgtttttcatttctaactttctacaggaagattttatttctttgttttaacAGCCATCCAAGCGCTTTTTATAAAAACATAATCGCAAAATCTCTGGTTCAAAAATATAGCATTTTAAAGTCAACTACTGCCCAAGTTGAACAGGTTGGTTTTTTTGTGGTGTTGCAATTAGTGCATCCACCTatatgttttcatattttcaggCATTATGGTTCTTTCCGGATGGCCGTGGTCCCGGAAAACATTGTGGGAAACTACATTACCATATTGAATATATGGTGAAGAAGTTAAAACAACAGATACGACGAAGTGCGAGCCAAAACAACGATGAAAACAACACTAATGAGGATCCTATCGACGATACGCCCGACGATGAAACAAACCTTGATGAAATTGTAAATTGTATTGATAACATGAAAAGGATTGTTATATTTAACTTGATAAAAATTTCCGTTTAAGGTCAACAAACTTAAGTTTATAGTGCCTTCGGAAGCGTCATTGGATATTATAAAGGAAGACTGGATTAGAACGTTTGCGACGAGAAACCTTATTAGGAAGATGGATGTACTGGACAACAGAACAAGCGAAATGGTTCAGAAGTTTCCATTATTTGGGTCATTCGATGGATTTCTGGTAAGCAATgaattttccatcacttttagAGCATTCATATTAAAGTTAAACAGAAAtagtttttgatgttgatacaGATGATCATTAATCACTTTTCtttagattgatttggatttcgaAATCATGTTTCCCGCTGTTAATTCCAGCGTGGCATGGGAACATCTGAAGTGCCAAATACTGACGAAGTACAGCGACCTCCATTCATCAATTCCAAGTGGTATGTAAGGTTAAGTAGGGTTCGTTCATAAAATACATAACGCCAAAATTGACCGCTTTCAGCCCCCACCCAGGATTCTTAAATTAGTATAGGCCGTAACGCTCAAACAGATACCCTCCCACCCTCtaatgcgttatgtaatttgtgaatgagacCTTATGTAATACCCGCGGTTGTATTTTAAGTTTTTGGACCTAACATATATATTCTCAATCTAGAAATTTGTCGGGCCTTAATCATAATCAAAGAAAAGAATCCGTCACGAGGAGCCAAGCGTTCGCACCAAGGTACACTAAAGATATCTAATCTGTTGGAGAAGATCGTTGAAtggatgtatgtatgtagtgTATGTATGATATGGTGTTTAATATTACCAAACTATCTAGGTTTTTTTTACAGCCAGAAGACGACATCGAAGCATATGTCAATACTCACAGTGCAACGGCTCTTCCAATATTAATCGTCAAAGGACAACAGTATTCCGAGGGTGATACCTACATTCGTGTTGGAAAGCGATATTTTAGCTCAGGATCCGACATAACAAAAGCGTTTTTACGCTGATTAAGACCTACTttttttcaacataaatttcgAGCCGTCGTTTATTAACTTCTTTACACTTTTCGTTGGAGGGCTGTTTAAAATTCGAAACTCATCAAGCacagttgaaatttttttgattCAGTTACGGCCAACATAAACTTGATATACACATTCCATTGAAATGTGTATAATGTTGTAACCTATAACAATGATATATACGAATATATACGAGTAATAAAATAATTACTGATAATTGATTGCTTCTAAATAAGGTGCCTTTCAGAATAAACGCAATGTACTACGCGACGTGACTCACATAAAGGAATAGTATCATTATCAATGCAgagcatgaaaaattcattttcatgaagcacattcactccgatttttgacattcgtgttttgattattcaaaacatagaatgacttactcagtttacttcgtcataaattcattcaattgattgccactgagtatggtaactgcgcgcgaaaaaaacaaaattagccttgattatattgacatttAGCGCTAAAAACgcccctcaattgaacgtctggattagatctatgcgtgtatttatttaaatcatcaaacatgtgCTCAGTTGttcgattatttaataatttgtgatattcaaataaatactcactgacccatattcattctgaaaattgacggtgcagagccgaatatgaatatgtttagaagtgaagtgacaaagaaggccgatgggcttcataaaaaataatcgaatatttaaagCTCGGTCAATAAGTCAAATTTCACTGTCACGTCGCATCGCTCGGATGCGTCTACTCTGTTATGCCCCTAATGCATTATTGAGACACAAGAATGAAAATTATGCAGCTCAAATTTGCTGTAATATCGGTACTAACGGATAAAAAATAacgtacacccaggttttttttacacggtttggttttggtcgtttaagaccttcagtgtcaatgaagcaatgagttaaccccaccaaaaaattcacaaaaaatcaaagaaaattcagggggtatttgaaaagctgtaaaagttcaggttaaccgaggaATTAATGAAtgccaaccgcgtaaaaaaaacctgggtgtactgtTATTCCGGCAATAGTTTATAGGCATTTACTGATAATCCGTAATACGTTGTCATTTGTTTTTCCGCTGTAGCTTCAGCAAACCAAAACATTGTTTACTGCTAGTTCAGTAAAATGTTGTCAGTTTGACATGTCTCAAAATTGCTGGAACTTTCGGCAATTAAATTTTACTGGAATATTTACTGATCTTTCATCAAGTTCAAAATCAGCAATTTTTTGCTGATTTCCAGAAATTTAAATTTGGTGTGtagaatggaatagaaatccgaactaatctgaacagttgagtttctttagtctaaatctgaacagtttaaaatttcttcagttaAGAACTTGGTGATACAGTTAACAAtatcgaatctatgacaaaaggtcgaaagacaaaaggccgaaaggacaaaaggtcgcaagacaaaaggtcgaaaagacaaaaggtcgaaatgacaaaaagttgaaaagacaaaacgtctaaataacaaaaggtcgaaagggacaaagagtcaaaagggacaaaaggtcgaaagggacaaaaggttgaaaaggacaaaaggtcgaaagggaaaaaaagtcgaaaaggacaaaaggtcgaatagcacaaaaggtctatcaagaacaagttgataacaagctgggtgtattccaaaagaatttatgaaatgcatttaactttaaGCAGAACACTCatctaatcaatcaaagttgaagaaagagcaattttcaaagaaggagtaattactataagaCAATTGAATATCTATATAATTCTGAAAGAGATAAAAAGATTGTtaataagaaatgaataaagcttgtatTTCGCGAGACCGAGTTggcctatacagttggcaaaaaatgctCTTTTGTTTTTCACTGTTTCTATGAATtctatgaattttatttaattgttaaaaattgtaaaaacaaaagagcagagtttttactaactgtgtagggcaactccggtttcatttttatttttcattttatttctaaTAACTTCATCTGCGTTTGCTCAATGAAGCCATAAGATAAGGAAAAGCCATTTTAAGTAGACCATCAACACATGTCTTGCTTAAACAGGCGTAAAACCTCATTTCTTTTCTTAAACATTACAATTTGGTTCGAGATTGATTCTTCCCGTTTCACTTTCTTGTTAATTTCAAACTTATGTCCCTTTGGACCTTTTGcaccgttcgacgttttgtcctttcgaccttttgtccagttcgacgttttgtcctttcgaccttttgtccttttcgaccatttcgACCATCAGATTCTTATAGAACCTAATGTTCAGTTAGTTATCTATTTACAAATATTCAGAATTGTAAGCGATGAGCTGTTCTTGTTAAAATTCTGTTCACTGTTCACAAAGAAGGTGTTGGAAGTTTATAACTGGAAAGTGATATAGACTATAATGTGCTATAATGACAGTTGGGAATatttaatgtgaccagcaagcgtcctgcgaaacgcttacaaaaacttcttccaataaatattaagccccaaacgcaatacaaccaCTCAAAATAATGTGCACTTAGAAGCTACTTGAAAACgtatgcagatattttccatgtagtttcgagtgtaaaaattaaatgatttattagtgatggcactcattattcttaattcactagaaaataaaataaaatttaaatgaattcttgtttggccatgtacttaaaatttaagtgaaactttgataattttttctATAGTATCCCTATTAGTGATGTGTACCCCGTCCACTAGGAACGGAAGAGAGCAAAAATAGGAGTTGAAAACTATTTCATACTCAAACATTTAGCTTCGcaaatcgttctcataatgcttttgcaaaatgtttcattagcgatagttgataaacatacattttgctctgagaaccccactcatatatttttcatggtataagtaccatggtacataTTTCTACCGAAGATGGATTTTCTCGAGATTTAGGCAAATTACCTAATTTCGGTAGTAGTATGCTGGATTCGTCAAAAGATGCGCTAAAGAACGTatcatttagtttgacagataaaacttcgatAAGATAAAGTTCGGTTCGGTAGTCCATATCCTTCGGATTCTAGTTTGGTGCTACGCCAACAATATTGTGCGATCAGTTGTTGGTCGCCTGATCGTCTGATCGTTGATTGTAGCATCAGCAAAGGTTATGCAATATCACAGTTTTTAATACCAATACCAGCAAAAAATGAAATTCCTTGTTCGTTCTTAACAGAAACGGATCGAAATATCCCAAGCAATATGACCAAAATACGACGTGAAACTCATCATCGGTGACACATCCAACTCAGCACACAATCGTATTTGAGGCAACATAaaggggctctccttagccgtgcggtaagacgcgcgtctacaaagctgagggtggctgggttcgattcccggtaacGGTCTAGGCAATATTCGGATTGGAaaatgggcataaaagtatcatcgtgttagcctcacgatatacgaatgcaaaaatggtaacttgacttagaaaccttacagtttataactgtggaaatgcttaatgaacactaagctgcgaggcggctctgtccaagtgtggggatgtatagccaataagaagaagcagaagaggaagaagaagaagaagaggaagaagaagaagaagaggaagaagaagaagaagaagaagaaagggtGGTATGGAATGGAGTCAAAATATTAGAATAAGAGATAGGCGGAGACGCCATCTTGTATCCAATCGAAttgtcaaaagcggttccaatccaacatgtttaaatttttcaattgcccatgcttatactaatgacacactggtggtataagtaccatggtacaaaaatcttgaaatgaatGCCATATCTTTTGTTGTCTTcatcaaagatagtcttggaattattttcttgtaccatggtacaaataccacaggtgtgtccttagtattaaACCAATTGCTCTGtaatgcccatccggtttgtaAATCCGATTGCATCAGTTTTCTGGGACTCATTTTCAAGTCATTTTGCACGTTTTCTTAATCAATTCCGTTGATCATACGAGCCAGCGCAGCGACGTCGCCGTGTCAGATTTAATAAAACCCGTTTAGAAGAGCAGTCACATCGGCACCGGGCGTCTGGTTTGTCCTTCTGCATTTAGGATTAGTTAAATTTCTGCATTCTTTTTCATTCAACAGGTGGACAAGTTCTGTATAgacgggaattcattctaaaaaaaaaaactttttctcgaCTTCGTGTTAGGCAAATTTTACCTATCTGAATTGGAAACAGGatcttgaacaaaaaaaaaatcaagaaaatttattccaaacgaGTTTGATATTTTCATCAATCAAGATCTTATTCCATTTTTGTTCTAAGCAAAAGATGAATTTCGCTAAAATCTCAGGAAAATTGGCGGTAATTAACGGTCGGCCACGTTTCTGGCTGTTAATTGATTTTGAATTCATGATCTCAGATTAAAATAGTGCCACAGTGGGTGTAGAGTActtttcttattattattattagcattacatcccctactgggacattgccgcctcgcagcttagttttctctaagcatttccacagttatgaaCTGCTAGGCTTCTAAGCCGagttaccatttatgcattcgtataACATGGCAGGATCGCATAATACcagtgacagacgacggaagatgattggtgatatcactttgtaggcggcattaaggatggtgatcgaaagttctcacactccagcttgtcgccttttcTGCAAATGGGGCATATGaatccttccttccactcctccggtagctgttcagttttccAGATTCTGAAGATCAGTTTGGGCAAGCCAGTGATGGAAATATATGAGGCCGATGCTATGGTGAACGAGAATAGAAGAGACGCGACGAGTTGACGAGGCAAGCGCTCTATGACATACTGAAAGCGTTTATAAAATCGTACAGTTCTGTACAGTTTACGCCTGACATTGGTATTTTTTGCTGGATTACTCCAACCAAACTTGTAACTAAGACCTACTGCGATGTCTAGAGTCAAAACATCACATAGCCAGCCTCGTCGCTTTGACGAACTCTTCTATTTGCTTTCGGTATGCCATGGCTAGGTGATTTCCATGGAATAGTTATTGGCAATTAAAAGTGAGGTTaggtttcaaaaaatttcaaaactggaaACAATATttactagaggcctgaataagagaaacgcggatagaaaatatgattctgccaacactgcagtcaatcttcttcatcaaagaccAACACATGAAAAGAAAGAAATGTTTAATGTAGATACAATCTTACAATCCGCTATTtaatgtgtccacatcacataacaatagaatccaataaacaatgcaattttatttcataatctatTAATGACTTGCATATTTTATTGCAAACTAAagtaaaattcattaaaatttgtttatttaaaaacggtataaaatcgaatttagccgttttcagtatttgagccaacatattggctgcttgacaggtctcctgctcgattggctgccgTTTTTTTACAGTTAGATTGGCGGCACATaactatccgcgtttctcttaaggttcccccaaacacacgcgacacgacagtcgcgacgcgattctatcgcttggcgacagcgattatgtcgccgttggtatggaagcgtaaatagagtattgcctgcagcgacccaacgatagaatcgcggcgactagttgtcgccgtcgcggcgatgaaatcgcttaggtttgggggagcctttattcaggcctctaatatttactagggtggttcaaaaaatctatattgctccacagtgcttatctgattctttaccatgttctgagtgtcctctgaaaatttgagctcatttggattaaaactgatttagcagaagccgtttcaagtttgcatgcaaattagaaTGGGGAAATTTAGGTTtccattatactgttaatgacgttcccccatcaagcgcaggaaaacctacatagctaaaaggaatactcaacagctttcacccaacgaaaatcgttgttgattaatcgccccaataattagttatggattttaagacaggttgcgaatctttagtcatgatcgttaaacttctttgagggcatcactgaaatgtgcagtgcaacatagtagcctgaatttgtgtgtgctatctttcgcaccacgagcagcaatgttgcctgttgatgagttatgcaattagctccagaaaaccacgttatggattaaattattattcgattactaattactggaacgattaattgagatgcggttttcactgagtgaaagctgttgagtattccttttagctatataggttttcttttaacctgcgcttgataGGGAGGCATCATTAAaagtataatgaaaaattaaatttccccatactaatttgcatgcaaacttgaaacggcttgtgctaaatcagttttaatccaaatgagctcaaattttcagaggagactcagaacatggtaaagaatcaaataagcactgtggagcaaaatagattttttgaaccaccctaatatttACGCTCTCGTATCACTTTGCATTGCATAAGTGTACCCATCAAAACGAAAAGTATGCAATGCAAAGTACTCCCGAGCATTTGTTTGGCATTTTTCTTGCCTAatagtaggggaaatgacggatttggcaggttttgttctattattgccaGGGGTTTTATTGaccaaatttaatgaaatttggtcacaatattctttgatatgcaaaaaatgCGAATTTGAGCATAATAAGCAATAGAAAACCTTCCTgacaataaaaaacaaaacttgCCGAAGCCGTCATTTCGTTTATACTACTTGCAGAGCAAAACAAACCTCGAAAaatttagaccaacatttgaaaatggcattcatttcatttatttagttaccatctaaacagataacactgaatcaacaatttgacgccacaatgcacggttcgaggccgcatctctccatcctcggatacgccccacgctcgccaagtcgttttgcacctggtctgcccatctcgctcgctgcgctcaacgccgtctcgtacctgccggatcggaaacgaacactatctttgcagggttgctgtccggaattcttgcaacatgtcctgcccatcgtacccttccggctttagctaccttctggatactgggtt comes from Armigeres subalbatus isolate Guangzhou_Male chromosome 2, GZ_Asu_2, whole genome shotgun sequence and encodes:
- the LOC134209127 gene encoding uncharacterized protein LOC134209127; the protein is MVKKLKQQIRRSASQNNDENNTNEDPIDDTPDDETNLDEIVNKLKFIVPSEASLDIIKEDWIRTFATRNLIRKMDVLDNRTSEMVQKFPLFGSFDGFLIDLDFEIMFPAVNSSVAWEHLKCQILTKYSDLHSSIPSEICRALIIIKEKNPSRGAKRSHQGTLKISNLLEKIVEWMYPEDDIEAYVNTHSATALPILIVKGQQYSEGDTYIRVGKRYFSSGSDITKAFLR